Proteins from a genomic interval of bacterium:
- the glpK gene encoding glycerol kinase GlpK, with translation MADYIMALDQGTTSSRALIFDREGRTVGVARRPLTCHYPASGWVEQDPQEIATGQVEAAREALQAAGLAAGDLAAVGIANQRETTLVWERATGRPVAPAIVWQCRRTAGLCEQLRAQLGDDFIREHTGLVIDPYFSATKLQWILNEVEGARARAERGELLFGTVDTWLLWNLTDGRRHVTDVSNASRTMLLNLHTRQWDEEILAALDIPPTMLPQVCPSSGELGELQPDVLGAAVPLTAAIGDQQAALFGQACFAPGMAKSTYGTGCFLLMNTGARPVPSHHGLLSTVGWSVGGTVEYALEGSVFVAGAAVQWLRDQLGLIQTAPESEAVAQSVPDTGGVYFVPAFVGLGAPHWDDRARGTLVGLTRGTERAHIVRAALEAVAYQTADVLQAMAADRGAPLTELRVDGGAAANDFLLQFQADVLGVPVVRPRVLETTALGAAYLAGLAVGCWPDQDTLAGQWALDRRFEPAMADERRQELLAGWRRAVVRARDWISG, from the coding sequence GTGGCCGACTACATCATGGCCCTCGACCAGGGCACGACCAGCTCGCGGGCCCTCATCTTCGACCGCGAGGGCCGGACGGTCGGCGTCGCCCGCCGTCCCCTGACCTGTCACTACCCGGCCTCCGGCTGGGTGGAGCAGGACCCGCAGGAGATTGCGACCGGGCAGGTCGAGGCGGCGCGCGAGGCGCTGCAGGCCGCCGGTCTGGCTGCGGGCGATCTGGCCGCAGTCGGCATCGCCAACCAGCGCGAGACGACCCTCGTGTGGGAGCGCGCGACCGGGCGGCCAGTGGCTCCGGCTATCGTCTGGCAGTGCCGCCGCACCGCCGGGCTGTGCGAGCAGTTGCGCGCGCAACTGGGCGACGACTTCATCCGCGAGCACACCGGCCTGGTGATTGATCCGTACTTCTCGGCCACGAAGCTCCAGTGGATTCTGAACGAGGTGGAGGGGGCGCGGGCGCGGGCCGAGCGGGGCGAGCTGCTGTTCGGCACGGTGGACACCTGGCTCCTGTGGAACCTAACCGACGGCCGCCGCCACGTGACCGATGTCTCCAATGCCTCGCGGACGATGCTGCTGAACCTGCATACGCGGCAGTGGGATGAGGAGATACTGGCGGCGCTGGACATTCCGCCGACGATGCTGCCGCAGGTATGCCCCTCCAGCGGGGAGCTGGGGGAGCTGCAGCCGGACGTGCTGGGGGCCGCCGTTCCGCTCACGGCGGCCATCGGCGACCAGCAGGCGGCGCTCTTCGGCCAGGCCTGCTTCGCGCCCGGCATGGCCAAGAGCACCTACGGGACCGGCTGCTTCCTGTTGATGAACACCGGGGCGCGGCCCGTGCCGTCACACCATGGCCTGCTCTCGACCGTGGGCTGGTCGGTCGGCGGCACGGTGGAGTATGCGCTGGAGGGGAGCGTCTTCGTGGCCGGGGCCGCCGTGCAGTGGTTGCGCGACCAGCTTGGCCTGATCCAGACGGCGCCGGAGAGCGAGGCCGTGGCGCAGAGCGTGCCCGACACCGGCGGCGTCTACTTCGTCCCGGCGTTCGTGGGGCTGGGGGCGCCGCACTGGGATGACCGGGCGCGCGGGACGCTGGTGGGACTGACGCGGGGGACGGAGCGGGCGCACATCGTGCGCGCCGCCCTGGAGGCTGTGGCCTACCAGACGGCGGATGTGCTGCAGGCCATGGCGGCAGACCGGGGGGCGCCGCTCACGGAGCTGCGGGTAGACGGCGGGGCGGCAGCCAATGACTTCCTGCTGCAGTTCCAGGCCGACGTGCTGGGCGTACCGGTCGTGCGGCCCCGGGTGCTGGAGACGACGGCGCTGGGCGCGGCCTATCTGGCGGGGCTGGCGGTGGGGTGCTGGCCCGACCAGGACACGCTGGCCGGCCAGTGGGCGCTGGATCGGCGTTTCGAGCCGGCCATGGCCGACGAGCGGCGCCAGGAGCTGCTGGCCGGCTGGCGCCGCGCCGTAGTGCGGGCCCGCGACTGGATCAGCGGCTGA
- a CDS encoding SPASM domain-containing protein, with the protein MISSLLIKPAGADCNMACSYCFYRPAAGLYPGTDRPRMSSEVLRELVAQYMALSWSNPVVRASSPPSEGEAAAGGLEARTTADAHSCGQAAFCWQGGEPTLMGLDFYRHVVALQQQLGHPGQVVGNSLQTNGLLLSEEWARFLARYRFLVGLSLDGPPEVHDFYRLGLGGQPTQRQVVRAWRVLQQHQVEANILCMVTAHSAGRAAEVFACLYDLGARFMQFIPCLDHHPRTGERMPYAVTPQAYGDFLCALFEAWRPHRQEVSIRLFDDLASRLMGHEELVSCEFRPRCGDYLVVEHNGDLYACDFFVDREHFLGNLLERPLAEVAGGAEFEAFAAAKGQVGEQCQACEWLSFCQGGCQRHRGLGHSCAREDTRAHATPEAGTRDVRPHATYLCAAYRRFFAHAVPVLREVVAEVNAEGGPGSETAAP; encoded by the coding sequence ATGATCTCCTCCCTGCTCATCAAGCCCGCCGGCGCCGACTGCAACATGGCGTGCAGCTACTGCTTCTACCGCCCCGCCGCCGGGCTCTACCCCGGCACCGACCGACCGCGCATGTCGTCCGAGGTGCTGCGGGAGCTGGTGGCCCAGTACATGGCGCTGTCGTGGAGCAACCCCGTAGTGCGGGCTTCCAGCCCGCCCTCCGAGGGGGAAGCCGCCGCGGGCGGGCTGGAAGCCCGCACTACCGCTGATGCTCACTCCTGCGGACAGGCCGCCTTCTGCTGGCAGGGCGGCGAACCCACGCTGATGGGCCTGGACTTCTACCGTCACGTCGTGGCCCTGCAGCAGCAGCTCGGACACCCCGGCCAGGTGGTCGGCAACAGCCTGCAGACCAACGGGCTGCTGCTGAGCGAGGAGTGGGCGCGGTTCCTGGCGCGGTACCGCTTCCTGGTCGGCCTGAGCCTCGACGGCCCGCCCGAGGTGCACGACTTCTATCGCCTGGGCCTCGGCGGCCAGCCGACCCAGCGCCAGGTCGTGCGGGCGTGGCGGGTACTGCAGCAGCACCAGGTCGAGGCCAACATCCTGTGCATGGTCACCGCGCACAGCGCCGGACGGGCGGCGGAGGTCTTCGCTTGCCTGTACGACCTCGGCGCCCGCTTCATGCAGTTCATCCCGTGCCTGGACCACCACCCGCGCACCGGTGAGCGGATGCCCTACGCCGTCACTCCGCAGGCCTACGGCGACTTCCTGTGCGCCCTGTTCGAGGCATGGCGGCCCCACCGGCAGGAGGTCTCGATCCGCCTCTTCGATGACCTCGCCTCACGGCTGATGGGGCACGAGGAGCTGGTGTCCTGCGAGTTCCGGCCGCGCTGCGGCGACTACCTGGTCGTGGAACACAACGGGGACCTGTACGCGTGCGACTTCTTCGTGGACCGAGAGCACTTCCTGGGCAACTTGCTGGAGCGGCCGCTGGCCGAGGTGGCTGGCGGGGCGGAGTTCGAGGCTTTCGCTGCGGCCAAGGGGCAGGTCGGCGAGCAGTGCCAGGCCTGTGAGTGGCTGAGCTTCTGCCAGGGGGGGTGTCAGAGGCACCGGGGACTGGGGCACAGTTGCGCGCGTGAGGACACGCGCGCCCACGCGACCCCCGAGGCAGGAACCCGGGACGTTCGGCCCCACGCGACGTACCTGTGCGCGGCCTACCGGCGGTTCTTCGCCCATGCGGTGCCGGTGCTGCGGGAGGTCGTGGCGGAAGTGAACGCCGAGGGCGGCCCCGGAAGCGAAACAGCCGCCCCGTGA
- a CDS encoding glycosyltransferase family 4 protein, translating to MRILISSLTSAAWLCDALARQPGLEVSALHARRVDLGDFGRSAPGPRTDAPWTLHTLPVFPQRPYPYSRYTGGLGHLLRSVAPDLIYHIGEPSELNTAQLVHAARRVCPRAKIALFSYENVTRRWHGFPRSLRGRAERYVLPQVDLFAACTHTAEDALLRAGVEPARVRVVYLGSDPEVFQPRSAPELRAELCPPGGFLVGYVGRLVEEKGVDVLLRALAQLPSDCKLCLIGSGRCEADLRALADGLGLQDRVRWIGRVPHDAMPRYLSTCDALVLPSRSIPTWQEQYGAVLVEGMLCGTPLVGSTCGAIPEVIGEAGLTFPESDAAALAERLTRLRDDAALRQALGKRGRERGLREFTVSVHVSRLMALFEQARR from the coding sequence ATGCGCATCCTGATCTCCTCCCTCACCTCGGCGGCATGGCTCTGTGATGCTCTGGCCCGACAGCCGGGGCTGGAGGTGTCTGCCCTGCACGCGCGCCGGGTGGACCTGGGGGACTTCGGCCGCTCCGCGCCCGGCCCCCGGACCGACGCCCCCTGGACGCTGCACACACTGCCCGTCTTCCCGCAGCGGCCCTACCCCTACAGCCGCTACACCGGCGGGCTGGGGCACCTGCTGCGCAGCGTTGCCCCAGACCTGATCTACCATATTGGCGAACCCTCAGAGCTGAACACCGCGCAGCTCGTGCACGCGGCGCGCCGAGTCTGCCCGCGGGCGAAGATCGCGCTTTTCTCCTATGAGAACGTGACGCGCCGGTGGCACGGCTTCCCGCGGTCACTGCGTGGGCGCGCCGAACGCTACGTGCTCCCGCAGGTGGACCTGTTCGCCGCGTGCACCCACACCGCCGAGGACGCCCTGCTCCGGGCCGGGGTAGAGCCCGCCCGGGTCCGGGTGGTGTACCTGGGCAGTGACCCCGAGGTCTTCCAGCCCCGCAGCGCGCCCGAGCTACGCGCCGAACTGTGCCCGCCGGGTGGCTTCCTGGTGGGCTATGTCGGCCGACTGGTGGAGGAGAAGGGGGTAGATGTGCTGCTGCGAGCCCTGGCGCAACTCCCCTCGGACTGCAAGCTGTGCCTGATCGGCAGTGGGCGCTGCGAGGCAGACTTGCGGGCCTTGGCCGATGGGTTGGGGCTGCAGGACCGCGTGCGCTGGATCGGCCGGGTTCCCCACGACGCCATGCCCCGCTACCTGTCCACGTGCGACGCCCTGGTGCTGCCCTCGCGCAGCATCCCCACCTGGCAGGAGCAGTACGGCGCGGTGCTCGTGGAAGGGATGCTGTGTGGCACGCCCCTGGTCGGCTCGACCTGCGGGGCGATCCCGGAGGTCATCGGCGAGGCGGGGCTCACCTTCCCCGAAAGCGACGCGGCGGCGCTGGCCGAGCGGCTCACGCGCCTCCGCGACGACGCGGCACTGCGGCAGGCGCTGGGAAAGAGGGGACGCGAGCGCGGGCTCCGCGAGTTCACCGTCAGCGTGCATGTCAGCAGGCTGATGGCGCTGTTTGAGCAGGCGAGGCGTTAG
- a CDS encoding glycosyltransferase family 4 protein, translating to MSATGPVVAVDCRALVAGGGGLRRYTGELMRGLAALGVNLLAWLAGWHIEPMRAQLADMLTALGLDVPVDAVRVPGKLLYEEPGLSLWRCWPRWLPPPQWLPREADIYHAISWPVPLDRRVPTVLTIHDLFALRQPTWVPPNVLSVHRAIAALAPRAAQIIVDSDATGAEVLALTRVPPERITTVPLAVDHERFGREVSPEQVAAAQERHGLDRPYFMTIGTIEPRRNTARLVEAYDLWCERNGPELDLLVVGRRIGSYPEADEALARPRRGTVHVRTDLPDEDLVALMRGALGFVFVSLVEGFGLPVLEAFVAGAPVITAATTSLPEVAGDAALLVDPADVGAIAEAMGRLAEDPALADDLRRRGRERARQFTWERTARLTLDVYHRAMV from the coding sequence ATGAGCGCCACCGGCCCTGTCGTGGCCGTGGACTGTCGGGCGCTGGTCGCCGGCGGCGGCGGGCTGCGCCGCTACACCGGCGAGCTGATGCGGGGCCTGGCGGCTCTGGGTGTGAACCTGCTGGCCTGGCTCGCCGGCTGGCACATTGAGCCCATGCGCGCACAACTGGCCGACATGCTGACGGCCCTGGGCCTCGACGTGCCCGTTGATGCGGTGCGCGTGCCCGGCAAGCTGCTGTATGAGGAGCCCGGGCTGTCGCTCTGGCGCTGCTGGCCGCGCTGGCTGCCGCCGCCCCAGTGGCTGCCGCGCGAGGCGGACATCTATCACGCCATTAGCTGGCCGGTGCCGCTGGACCGCCGCGTGCCGACGGTGCTGACGATCCATGACCTGTTCGCCCTGCGGCAGCCGACGTGGGTGCCGCCGAACGTGCTCTCGGTCCACCGGGCCATCGCGGCCCTGGCTCCCCGGGCCGCGCAGATCATCGTCGACTCCGACGCCACCGGTGCGGAGGTGCTCGCCCTGACCCGGGTGCCGCCCGAGCGCATCACGACCGTCCCTCTGGCCGTGGATCACGAACGCTTCGGCCGCGAGGTCTCGCCGGAGCAGGTGGCGGCGGCGCAGGAGCGCCACGGCCTGGACCGGCCGTACTTCATGACCATCGGCACCATCGAGCCGCGCCGCAATACGGCCCGCCTGGTGGAGGCCTACGACCTGTGGTGCGAGCGCAACGGCCCCGAGCTGGACCTGCTGGTGGTGGGGCGCCGCATTGGCAGCTACCCCGAGGCCGATGAGGCCCTGGCGCGGCCACGGCGCGGCACGGTGCATGTGCGTACCGACCTGCCCGACGAGGACCTCGTGGCGCTCATGCGCGGCGCGCTGGGCTTTGTGTTCGTCTCGCTGGTCGAGGGCTTTGGCTTGCCGGTGCTCGAGGCCTTCGTGGCCGGGGCGCCGGTCATCACCGCCGCGACGACGTCCCTGCCGGAAGTGGCCGGCGACGCGGCGCTGCTGGTGGACCCGGCGGATGTCGGGGCCATCGCCGAGGCCATGGGGCGGCTGGCAGAAGACCCGGCCCTGGCCGATGATCTGCGCCGCCGCGGCCGCGAGCGGGCCCGCCAGTTCACCTGGGAGCGAACCGCTCGCTTGACGCTGGATGTCTACCACCGGGCGATGGTGTGA
- a CDS encoding glycosyltransferase family 4 protein, with the protein MPTHSPQRFALDIRQLCGGPSGDRTHLLGLLREFPSLAPEDDFLLCLNQQPLYEPAELPAAPNLHLRVVPCRPGWLWTPVAWPRMLRREHVDVAHGVYLVPPLAPCPTVVTIHDVSFMAHPEWFPRRELRLMRRLIPLSARRATRLVTGSAHAAEEIARHLHVPREKIAVIPYGLRPAAASVDRDEARAQVAARYGLKERYVLAVGLLQPRKNLLRLLEAFACLAPAHPGVQLAVVGATGWGNEPFHARLQELALGDRVVLCGRVPDADLWLLYRAAALLAYPSLYEGFGLPPLEAMACGTPVVASNTTAIPEVVGEAGLLCDPLDVAALAEALAAVLDDAALATRLSEAGPARAAQFTWARAAAAYLQLFRELGGRPVRQ; encoded by the coding sequence ATGCCCACCCACTCGCCCCAACGGTTCGCGCTCGACATCCGCCAGCTCTGCGGGGGGCCTTCGGGCGACCGTACGCATCTGCTCGGCCTGCTGCGCGAGTTCCCGTCCCTGGCGCCCGAAGATGACTTCCTGCTGTGTCTGAACCAGCAGCCGCTGTACGAGCCCGCGGAGCTGCCGGCGGCGCCGAACCTGCACCTACGGGTCGTGCCCTGCCGGCCAGGCTGGCTGTGGACGCCCGTCGCCTGGCCGCGGATGCTGCGCCGCGAGCATGTGGACGTGGCTCACGGTGTCTATCTCGTGCCGCCGCTGGCCCCCTGCCCCACGGTGGTCACCATCCACGATGTGAGCTTCATGGCCCACCCGGAGTGGTTCCCACGCCGGGAGCTGCGGCTGATGCGCCGTCTCATCCCGCTGTCGGCCCGCCGGGCCACGCGCCTCGTCACCGGCTCAGCCCACGCCGCCGAGGAGATCGCGCGCCACTTGCATGTGCCGCGCGAGAAGATCGCCGTGATTCCCTACGGGCTGAGACCTGCCGCCGCGTCAGTGGATCGCGACGAAGCCCGGGCGCAGGTGGCGGCTCGGTACGGCCTCAAGGAACGCTACGTACTCGCGGTCGGGCTGCTGCAGCCCCGCAAGAACCTGCTCCGGCTGCTGGAGGCCTTCGCCTGCCTCGCCCCGGCCCACCCGGGCGTGCAACTGGCCGTCGTGGGCGCCACCGGGTGGGGCAACGAGCCCTTCCACGCCCGGCTGCAGGAGCTGGCCCTCGGCGACCGGGTGGTGCTCTGCGGCCGCGTGCCCGACGCCGATCTGTGGCTGCTCTACCGCGCGGCGGCGCTGCTGGCCTACCCCTCGCTGTACGAGGGCTTCGGCCTGCCGCCGCTGGAGGCCATGGCCTGCGGCACGCCGGTCGTCGCCTCCAACACGACCGCCATCCCGGAAGTCGTGGGCGAGGCCGGGCTGCTGTGTGACCCGCTCGATGTCGCGGCCCTGGCGGAGGCGTTAGCCGCGGTACTGGATGACGCCGCCCTGGCGACTCGGCTGTCGGAGGCCGGGCCGGCGCGGGCCGCGCAGTTCACCTGGGCCAGGGCCGCCGCGGCGTATCTGCAGCTGTTCCGCGAGCTGGGCGGCCGGCCGGTGCGCCAGTGA